Within candidate division WOR-3 bacterium, the genomic segment TATTGACATTTTACCCTTCTCTTTGCGTTTTTCTATGTGTTTGAGTGTCTTATTATGGACTCCCTGATGTGCTCTGGAAGGGTTATATAAGCCTTCTATGCCACATTTATCAAATTTTAAGCCATTTGTAAACGGTGGGTCTTCCTGTATTAAAAATACGAGCTATATCTCCTATAGACTCTTCTTTCGGATTTTTTACCATCTCAAAACGAATTTTTACCTTATTCAAAGGGTTGCATATTTTTTATAACCTCGTAATGTTGATAATAAAACACATCTCCTCCTTTCATTGTTTGTCTTTAAAAGGAGGAGATTTATTTTAACAATCATTGCAACTCCTTAATTCTTCTAACCAACAATTTTTAGGTTTATATTTAAATCTACCCTCTTTATACCCAGAACCTCCACAAAGTGTCCACCTGCTTTGGATTTAACAGATGGTGCTAAATTTTCCCTTGACAACTTTTAAATATTTGCATATATAATAATTAGAGTTATGATAATATTTATTTTATTGTCTTTTATTATAAATCAGGAAATATTGAGTGAGGCTGAATTTGAATAAATTTCCTTTTCTTAGCATTCAATCTAAAAGAATAGACATTGGTCTTGTGAGTACTTTGAATTTTCCATTTGAAATTCCGGGTGCAATAAAAGACACTGTCCAGGCTAACACTGACTGGATTCCCATCCAAAGTTCAAAAAAGAGGAGGTAAATATGTTTGTCAGATTAAAATCTACGAGATTTTTCTTTATTATTGTATTGCTTATGTTTTTTTCTACCCTAGTTGCCGGACCAAAAAGGTTTTCCAGAAATGATGAGTCAATAGATAGGCTTGGGTTATACTCTGAATTTTTATTGTCCTTCAAAACAAGGGAGGTGGATTCTCTTAATTGCACTTTGGTTGGTGGTTGGTTTACTGGACCTGGATATGCAGTGTGTGTTTTTGATACTCTTGCCTATATAGGAGCAGGTTTTCATATGAAGATATTGGATGTAAAAGACTCTACAAATCCAGTTCTTATCGGAGAAATCAGATTACCGAATATTATTATTTACGATATTTTTGTTCAAGATAATCTCGCCTTTGTAGCGGATGGTCCAGATGGTCTCCGTATAATTGATGTCTCCAACCCTTACTCCCCAAAAGAAGTAGGTTTTTATGAGACACCTGGTTTGGTTTACGGTGTCTGGATTCAGGATTCCTTTGCGTATATTGCGAATTCTGACAGAGGACTTCGTATAATAAATATATCCGACCCTTCTTCTCCAAAAGAGGTTGGTTCCTGCGAGACACCTGTATGGGCCTCGGAAGTATGGGTAGATTCGAATCTTGCTTATGTTGTTGATAGGTGGAATGGATTAAGGATAATCAATATCTCTAACCCTTCTTCTCCAAAAGAAGTTGGTTCTTTTTACACTGATGGTGATGCCAACGCCGTATATATTCAGAATACGCTTGCGTATTTAGGAACTTCAGATGGCTTACACATAATAAATGTATCCGATACCTCATCCATAGTTGAGATTGGATTCTATGATTTAAATACCCAGAACTATTATGTGAGTAGTGTATGGGTCAAAGATACCCTTGCTTATCTCGCAATTAGTTCGGACATTTCTGGAGCTGATTCGTGTAGAGTGCAAATATTGAATGTGGCTGACCCTGAATCTATAAAGGAGGTTGGCTTATATTTTACTCCCGGTAGAGCAGTTGCTGTCCAAGTAAAAGGTAATCTTGCCTATGTCGAATATTTCGGGAATTTTCCGGAATATCTAGAGGGTCTTCTCACACTCAATGTATCCGACCCTTCGTTACCTTTTGAAACCAGTAGATACGGAATGGGCGGTATTAACACGGGTGTATGGGTCAAGGATTCTTTTGCTTATCTTACCAATCATTCAAGAGGACTCAGAATAATCAATTTATCTAACCCTACAACTTCAAGTGAAGCAGGCTGGTTTGATACACCTGGTAGTGCTATAGATGTTTGGGTCCAGGATTCATTTGCCTATGTGGCTGATTGGGACAGCGGCCTGAGGATAATCAATATCTCGGAGCCTTCATCTCCTTACGAGGTTGGCTCTTATAACACTCCGGGTCATGCTAACGATGTTTATGTTAGGGATACACTTGCATATATCGCTGATTGGGATAATGGACTTAGGATAATCAATATATCTCATCCTTCTATTCCAACTGAAATTGGTTCTTGTAATATCCCAGAATGGGCTTTTGGTGTTTGGGTTCAAGATAATATTGCTTATGTAGCCGATGGTGAAACCGGTCTTCATATAATAGATGCATCCACTCCTTCTTCACCGACTGAAATTACAAATATTCCGGGTGAATATTATGCTGTTTTCGTCAAGGATACGCTCGCCTATCTTGCTGGAGAGAATCTTGACATAATGGATATTTCCGAACCTTCTTCACCAGTTAAAATTGGTTCTTATACTCTACAGTCTGAATGGGGGAAAAAAGGAATATGGGTTAAGGATAACCTTTCCTTTGTAGCTGATGGTGAAAGTGGCCTTCGTATAATCGATGTTTCCAATCCTTCTTCTCCTGTGGAAGTTGGACATTACAATCTTTCCTGGGAATGTCATGCTTACGATGTATATGTTAAGGATAGTCTTATTTATGTCCCTTATAATAGACTTGGCCTTTATATCTTCAAATACACAGGACCCTACAGCAACATTGAGGAAACCCCAATCAAAAAAGACGAATTCAACATAACAGGTATTAGTGGAACGATGGAAATCAAATATTCGGTTCCTGAAGAAAATGAAAAAGTAAAAATAGAAATTTTCAACATTCTCGGTCAGAGGATTGCATGCCCGATTAACAGGGTTCAAACAAAGGGAAATTACACGATAAACTGGAAGGAGAAAACAGGAATATATTTTGTGAGGATCGAAATAGGAGAAAAGGTATACAAGCAAAAAGTCTTACTCCTAAAGTGAAATCGGAATCAGGTTAGTAAATTAGTAAAAATTTTGGTGTTATTAGTGCGATTCGTTCTAAATAGTTAAAAGAAGATAGATTCCTTCTTCCGGAATTAGGTTTCGTAAATTACATTATATCCCAATGCATATTTAAATCTATTGCTCTATAAAGGGGGTCTTTACAAATTTATTTAAAATTGGCGTTGAATAAATTTAATTATATCATTAAACAATATTAAAATCATTAGAGCTACCAGGATAAAAGTGCCAATCCCTTGGATAATCTTAAGAATTTTCTTAGAAGGAGGTTTTTTTGAATTAAAAGTTACTAAAGACATAGCAATATGAAAACCATCCAAGGGAGGGATTGGAATTAAATTTATTATTGCAAGGTTAATAGTAATAACTCCAACTAACATCAAAAGTCTCACAAAACCACGATCTATTGTTTTTTTGGTAATTATTACTATTCCCAATGGACCAGAAACTTCCTTTGGAGAAATCTTTTTCTTAAACAAAAAAGAAATAGTTCGACAACCCCATAAAGCTGTATTATAAGTTTGCCTCCAACCAAAAATAAACGCTTTATAAAAAGGAACGTTTACCCTATCAGTAGAAGACTCTATTCCAATAACTCCTATATTAACTATTGAATCACCTTCAATGGTTTTTTGCGGCTCTGGAACCACTGAGGCTTTTAGAGTGTCTTCTTTCCTAAGAAAAACGATATTAAGTGTTTCCCCAAAAGCTGGATGAATCACTTCTGTTATGTCTTCCCAACTATTTATTTCTCTATCTTGAATTCTTAATATCCAATCTCCTTCTTTTATTCCTGCCTTTTCTGCTGGAAAGCCGCTAAGGACATTACCTACACAAGGGGGAACAAAAGGTTCCAAAGAATCAAGAATTAAGGAATCAACAGAAACCTCAATTTCTTTACTTTCTCTAACTAAAAAAACCTTAGAATTTTTTCTCAACTTTTCCGTCAATTCATACCAGTTTTTTACTTCTTTCTCATCCACTTTTAAAATTTTATCCCCAGGTAAAAGATTACTTTCCTTATTCACCTTTTTTATTGCAGTTGTTGAAGGAGCTTCTATTCCATTAAAAAATATCACAGAAACAAAAACTAAAAAACCGAAAACAAAATTGGCAAAAGGTCCTGAGAAGGCAACTGCACTCTTTAAAAAGAAATTCTTTGAATAAAATTCATCCTCTTCTCCCTTCATTTCCTCAGGATTCATACCCTTTATTTCAACATAACCTCCAAAAGGTATGAGAGAAACTCTAAATTCTGTTTCCCCCCATCTTAAAAAAGAAAATAATTTTGGGCCAAGCCCAATTGAAAAGATAGGAGCATTCATTGAAGCAAGTTTTGCAATTATTAAATGTGCGAATTCGTGGACAAAAACCATTACACTCAATATAAGAATTCCAACTACTACTCCAAGGAACATCTATTTAATCCTCCTTGCTTCTTCTTGAGCCCATTTGAACGCCTCTATAATTTCTTCCTCCTTTGGATTTCTATTATTCTGATGAGATTCTGTGACCTTAAGAATTATCTCCGTAATTTTTTTAAAAGGAATTTCCTTCCTTAAAAATCTCTCTACAGCGACCTCATCTGCTCCCACAAGGACCGCTGGTAAAGTTCCTCCTTCTTCCAAAACTCTATAACTTAAAGGTATTAAAGGAAATCGCTTTTCATCTAATTTTTTAAAAGTTAAAGATTTTATGTTCCTAAAATCAAGCCTCTTAAAAAAGGCTTCTCTTCTTAAAGGAGAGGTTAAGGCAAATTGGATTGGGATCTTCATATCAGGAACAGATAATTGAGCAATTATTGAACCATCCTTAAATTCTACCATACCGTGGATTATAGACTCAGGATGAATTATAACTTCAATTTCCTCTGGCTCAAGACAGAAAAGAACCGAAGCTTCAATAATCTCAAAACCTTTATTCATTAGGGTTGCTGAATCAATTGTAACTTTTCTCCCCATCTTCCAAGTAGGATGTCTAAGAGCATCTTGAGGAGTTATCCTATCCAGGTTCTTTTTGTTATAAAAAGGGCCTCCTGAAGCTGTTATTATTACTTTTCTTAAATTATTTTTATCTGAGGTAGAAAGCACTTGATATATTGCTGAATGTTCGCTATCAATTGGAACTAATTCTCCAGGTAAATTCTTCAATTCGACCTTAAGAAGAGAAGAAAAAGCTACCAATGTCTCTTTATTTGCAGTGCAAATTCTTTTTTTTCTTTTCAACCCTTTTATAAGAGAAGAATAAGAAGATACACCAGCTGTAGCTATTACTATTATATCCACATCTTCTTTTTCGTATAAAAAAGAAGCTTCTTCTCCAACAATCACCTTAAATTTATTTTTAAATCTTCTTTGTAGTTCCTCTCTATTTCTCTCAAATAAGCTTCCCACAAATTCTGGGTGAAACTCATCTGCTTGTTTGGAAAGCAAAGAGATATTATCTCCACAAAGTAAAGCAATTACTCTATAATCTTTAAGGTTTTTTATTACTTTAAGAGTGTTAGTTCCTATAGAACCTGTTGATCCAAATATTGCAACATTTTTCATTTTACTGCAAAGAAACGCAGATAATAATATATAATTGGGGCTGTGAAAAGTAACGAATCAAATCTATCAAGAAAACCACCATGCCCAGGAATAAAAGTAGAAGTATCTTTAAGCTTAACATCTCTTTTAATCATAGACTCAACCAAATCCCCTATAGGAGCGAAAATACCAACTAGAGTTCCAAGAATAACACAATCAAAAAAGGAAAGATAGGGAGCATAAAGATAGCGATATATAAATCCTGCGATGAAAGCAAAAAAAGTTCCTCCTATTACTCCTTCCCAAGTTTTCTTAGGAGAAATAGAAGGGAAAAACTTTCTCTTTCCAAATTTTCTTCCAATAAAAAAAGCCATTGTATCATTAGTCCAAGTTAAAACAAAAGGAAGAAGTGCAAGGCTTGTCCCTAATCTTATTTTTATTCCAAAAACATTATTATAACATAAAGGTTCTAAGACCAATGGCATCCGGCTTAAAAGGATAAGATGGCTAAATAACCATCCAACATAAATAACTCCAAAAACTGTTCCGGAAAGATGAAAAATAGCTTCTTCTTTCTTTCTTCTAAATAGCTCTGCAGTAGAAACAATAATAACAAGAGCTGTAATAGTCATTACTGTAAATAGATGACTATGAAAATATGCATTTAATCCCAAAAGAAGAGAAGAAACTATTGCAAGAGATTTATAAGGGGTGAGCCCTCTTCCTCTTAATATATCGCAGAACTCATACACCCCTAAAAAAATCCCTAATTCAATAAGAATCAAAAAATAAATTCCCCCTTCCCTAGCTATGATGATAAGAGCAGGGATAAAAAGAATTGCTGTTATCCAGCGGTTAGCTAATTCTCTCGAATTGCTCCGAATCTTCTTTCCCTCTTTTGATAAGACCTTATTGCCCGAATAAAATCTTCTTTACTAAAGTCTGGCCAAAGGGTCTCAGTAAAAAACAATTCAGAATACGCTATCTGATAAAGCAAAAAGTTTGAAATTCTAAGTTCTCCACTTGTTCTTATAAATAAGTCAGGGTCAGGAACATCTGGTAGAAATAAGAAGTTTCTAAAACTTTCTTCTGTTACCTTTTCGCCTCTTTCTACAGCTTTATTTACAGCTTCCACTATTTCTGATCTCCCACTATAATTAAAGGCGATTATAAGATCCAATCTATCAGAGTTTTTTGTTTGCTCCTGAATCCACATTGTCGATTCTTTTATCTCTATAGGTAGTTCTTGAATATTCCCAATAAATCTAACTCTGATTCTATTCTTCTTCAACTCTTTCACTTCCTCTTTTATTACCTTAGAAAAAAGCTTCATTAGCCCTTCAACTTCTTCTTTTGGCCTTTCCCAATTTTCCCTTGAGAAAGCAAATAAAGTTAGATACTTAACATTAAACTCAAAGCAGTATTGAATAACCCTCCTAACAGTATTTACTCCTGCTAAATGACCTTGTAGACGAGGGAGACCTTTCTCTTTTGCCCATCTCCCATTTCCATCCATTACAATTGCAATATGTAAGGGAATTTTTCTATTCATCGAAAATTTCTTTTTCTTTCTTCTTTAAAAGCTCATTAATTTTTTCTGAAAAGTGATCTGTAATTTTTTGAATTTCTTCTTTGTATCTTAACTCATCGTCTTTTGAAATCTTTTTCTCTTTCTCCATATCCTGAACAATCTTTATAAAATCTCTTCTTATATTTCTAAGAGAAACCCTTCCATTCTCTGCGAGTCGGTGAATAAGCTTTTTCAACTCTTCTCTTCTTTCATCTGTAAGTGGAGGAATTGGAATACGAAGAACCGAACCATCATTAGAAGGATTTAGACCTAACTCCGAAGCTACAATAGCTTTCTCAATATTATCTATTGCTTTTTCATCAAAGGGATGAATCACAATAAGATGGGGTTCAGGCACTGTAATTGAAGCGAGTTGATTTATAGGAACTTTAGTCCCATAATAATCTACTTTTATTCCTTCTAAAAGAGCTGGAGAAGCTCTACCTGTTTTGATGCTTGCAAATTCTTCTGAAACAATAGAAAGAGTTTTCTCCATTTTTTCAACCATTTGTTTTTTCAAAACCACATCCATTTTATCCTCCTTTAACGATAGTTCCTATTTCTTTACCCATAATTACGGACTTTAAATTATCTTTTTTTTCCCCATTAAATACAACTATAGGTAACTTATATTCTCTCGCTAAAGAGAATGCAGTTAAATCCATTATTTCTAAACCTCGTTCCAACGCTTCCTTATAAGTTATTTCCTTATAAAATTTAGCTTCGGGAAATTTATTCGGATCTTTATCATATACTCCATCTACATTTGTTACTTTTAATAAAATATCAGCCTCGATTTGTAAAGCACGAAGAACAGCAGCTGTATCTGTTGTAAAATAAGGGTTTCCTGTACCTCCAACAAAAATAAGAACGTATGATTCTTCTAATAGTTCTCTCGCTTTTCTCTTATTATATATCTCACCAATAGAAGGAGAAATTGGAATACTAGATAAAACAACAGCTGGAATTCCCATTTTTTTGAGAAACAAAGAAATCAGACTACCATTTACTAAAGTAGCAATCATTCCTATCTCATCTAAATCTTCTTGAGATACTCCAAATTTTTCTCTACCTTCTAATCCCCTAAGGATATTCCCTCCTCCAATCACAACTCCCATTTCTACTTTCTTACTGTGCAAGTATTTTATTTCAGAAACGATCGAGTTTAACTTTTGGAAACTAAGAGCTTCTTCTTTATCTTTCAGAAACTCTCCACTTAACTTTATAAGGACCCTTTTATACTTTGGATTCTTCTCCAACCTGGAACCTTTGAAATCTTCTTACTACAATATTTTCACCTATAACTGAAATTTTCTCCTTTATCAAATCACCCACCGTTATTGACGGATCTCTAAAATAGGGTTGTTCTAAAAGGACAACTTCACTATAAAATTTCTCAAGCTTATTTTCAATTATTTTCTCTTGAACTTGAGGTGGCTTATTCATTCCCTTAACCTGTTCTTCATATATTGCTCTTTCTTCCTTTAGAACCTCTTCAGGAATTGATTCTCTATCTACCGCGATTGGATTGCAAGCTACAACTTGCATTGCAATCTCTTTCGCAAGATTTTGAAATTCATCTGTTCTTGCTACAAAATCAGTCTCACATCCAAGTTCAACAACACCCAAAAGCTTATTTCCGGGATGAACATAAGCATATAAGATACCTTCTTTTGCAAATCTCCCCATTTTTTTAGAGGCTTCTTTTATCCCTTTCTTTCTCAAAATATTAATAGCTTTTTCTATATCACCTCCAGATTCAATTAAAGCGTTCTTACAATCTAAAACCCCCGCATTTGTCTTTGCCCTTAACTCTTTAATTAAAGAAATATCAATTTCAGAAGACACTTCCACCTCCTAAAAGCTTATTCTTTTCCCTCTTCCTTTACTTCCTCTAATTCCTCTTTTTTCCTAAGCTGCTCTTCCTCCTCAAAATGTTTTCTTCCTTCTGCAATTGCTGTTTCAATAACACTTGTTATCAATCTAATTGATTCAATAGCATCATCATTAGCTGGAATTGGATAATCTACAGTCTCAGGATCAGAATTGGTATCCACTATTGCAACAACAGGAATTTCTAATAAATTAGCCTCTTTAACCGCATTTTCCTCCTGGGTTACATCCACCACATATAATAAGTCTGGAAGACTTTCCATATTCTTTATTCCATCAAAGTATTTCCTCATTTTTACCTGTTGTCTCAACATTCTACTTTGGATTTTTTGAGGTAACTCTTTAAAGCTTTCCGCTTCTATCTCCTCACAAAGTTTGTTATACTTTTCAATACTTCTTCTTATTACGTTAAAATTTGTCAAAGTTCCCCCAACCCATCGGTCTTTAACATAAGAAGCCCCAACTCTCTTTGCCGCTTCTTCTATTATACTCTGAGCCTGTTTTTTTGTTCCTACAAAAAGAAACTTACCTCCTCTTGCGGCAATCTCAGTTACAGCTTTATAAGCTTCTTTCAATAACTCAACAGATTTTCTAAGATCAATTATGTGTAATCCATTTTTCTGCTTATATATGTAAGGCTGCATCTTAGGATTCCAATTCTGTTTTTTATGCCCAAAATGCGCTCTTGCTTCCAAAAGGTCTTTGAATTGTAAAATCGCCACTTTTGAACTCCTATCTCTTTGAATGTTGGAAGGCTCTTCTTGCCTTTCTAAGTCCATATTTTCTTCTTTCTTTAATACGAGCATCTCTGGTTAAAAAACCAGCGTCTTTCAAAGGTTTCTTAAATTCCTCATTTATCTTAACAAGTCCTTTTGCAATTGAATGTCTTATCGCTTGCGCCTGTCCAGAAATCCCACCGCCCTTTGCTACAACTTTAATATCAAACTCATTTTGCATTCCAACTCTTTCAAGAGGCTTTCGCACTTCGTGAACCAATCTTTCTACCTTTAGATACTCCTTTAGTGTCTTATTATTAATTATAATCTTTCCACTCCCCGGAAAAAACCGAGCGGTTGCAACAGCATCTTTTCTTCTTCCAGTTGCGATTGCAAGTTCATTCATTTAGCTTACCTCCAATTTCTTCAGATTTTGAGATTCATAAGGATGTTTCACTCCACAATAAACTTTTAATCTTTTTATCATTCTCTTTCTAAGCTTATTCTTAGGTAACATTCCTGAAACTGCCTCTATTATTATACTCTCTGGAGCCAATTCTTTTCTCTTCTTAAAAGAAATCTCTTTTAAACCTCCAAGATAACCTGTATGTTTTATATACACTTTTTTCTCTTCTTTATTTCCTGTAAGTTTTATTTTATCAGCATTTATCACAACAACACAATCTCCATTATCAATATTAGGGGTAAAATTCGGTTTATGTTTACCCCTTAATATACTAGCGACTTTTGAAGCTAACCTTCCTAATATCTTATTATCGGCATCCACAAGCCACCAATCTCTTTTTATTTCTTCCTTCTTTAAAAGAAAAGTTCTCATTCTTCTCTCCTTTCAACTTAATGAGTATTCATAAAAATTAATTTTATATTAACTTGGGCTAAATATATAAGAAAAAAGATTTTTGTCAAGAGATACTGGATTAATATTTGTTAAACCAAATCAAAAAGGACAAAACAATCCCCTCTTTGCACCAATCAAGACTTACCTTTTTAAAAAGCCCCATTTTAACCTATTAAAGACCAACATGTTCCCCCATCCCCAAAAATGACAAAGAATAAAATTTATACCTCTTTTAAAAAACAAAAAAGGAAAATGTGAACAATGTGGAAAACTTGTTTAAAACTTCTAAAATACTATTTAAGTAATTGATTATTAATATCTTATACTAAATAACTTATCCACAGTATTTTGTGATAACTCATTAATTAATAAGAGCTTAGGTTAAGGGACTAGAAAAGGGAAGGTCATTTTGCTTAAAAAATTTTTTTATTCAAAATTTTGATTGTATGTCAAGGAATTAATAAAATACATTGGAATAAAATAACTTAAGAAGAAATTTTTTTAAGAAAAATTTTTAAAATTTTTATATAATGAAAAATCCTAAAAATGAAAATTAACTTAAAAAGTGGAAAAATTGTGGAAAATAAGTCTTTGTTTATCAAATCCTTAAGGTTTTTTAAGAGTGAAAATCATTAAAGGCTTCACTCTGCTGAGCTTTTAAAATCGACAATTTCAATTCCTTTTAAATAAGGTTTTGTTACGTATTTTTTCACGTTTGCCATCTTTTTTACAATATCTTTAATCCTTAAGGCAGAATTTATAATAAAGTTAATCTTCTCTTCCCACGAAGGGTGTTCAGTTAGATCTTTTTTTAAAATCTCAGCCATTCCAATAATAGAGGTTAAAGGTTGATTTATTTCATGTGCAGCAGCTC encodes:
- a CDS encoding helix-turn-helix domain-containing protein yields the protein MNKVKIRFEMVKNPKEESIGDIARIFNTGRPTVYKWLKI
- a CDS encoding T9SS type A sorting domain-containing protein; translation: MFVRLKSTRFFFIIVLLMFFSTLVAGPKRFSRNDESIDRLGLYSEFLLSFKTREVDSLNCTLVGGWFTGPGYAVCVFDTLAYIGAGFHMKILDVKDSTNPVLIGEIRLPNIIIYDIFVQDNLAFVADGPDGLRIIDVSNPYSPKEVGFYETPGLVYGVWIQDSFAYIANSDRGLRIINISDPSSPKEVGSCETPVWASEVWVDSNLAYVVDRWNGLRIINISNPSSPKEVGSFYTDGDANAVYIQNTLAYLGTSDGLHIINVSDTSSIVEIGFYDLNTQNYYVSSVWVKDTLAYLAISSDISGADSCRVQILNVADPESIKEVGLYFTPGRAVAVQVKGNLAYVEYFGNFPEYLEGLLTLNVSDPSLPFETSRYGMGGINTGVWVKDSFAYLTNHSRGLRIINLSNPTTSSEAGWFDTPGSAIDVWVQDSFAYVADWDSGLRIINISEPSSPYEVGSYNTPGHANDVYVRDTLAYIADWDNGLRIINISHPSIPTEIGSCNIPEWAFGVWVQDNIAYVADGETGLHIIDASTPSSPTEITNIPGEYYAVFVKDTLAYLAGENLDIMDISEPSSPVKIGSYTLQSEWGKKGIWVKDNLSFVADGESGLRIIDVSNPSSPVEVGHYNLSWECHAYDVYVKDSLIYVPYNRLGLYIFKYTGPYSNIEETPIKKDEFNITGISGTMEIKYSVPEENEKVKIEIFNILGQRIACPINRVQTKGNYTINWKEKTGIYFVRIEIGEKVYKQKVLLLK
- the rseP gene encoding RIP metalloprotease RseP, whose amino-acid sequence is MFLGVVVGILILSVMVFVHEFAHLIIAKLASMNAPIFSIGLGPKLFSFLRWGETEFRVSLIPFGGYVEIKGMNPEEMKGEEDEFYSKNFFLKSAVAFSGPFANFVFGFLVFVSVIFFNGIEAPSTTAIKKVNKESNLLPGDKILKVDEKEVKNWYELTEKLRKNSKVFLVRESKEIEVSVDSLILDSLEPFVPPCVGNVLSGFPAEKAGIKEGDWILRIQDREINSWEDITEVIHPAFGETLNIVFLRKEDTLKASVVPEPQKTIEGDSIVNIGVIGIESSTDRVNVPFYKAFIFGWRQTYNTALWGCRTISFLFKKKISPKEVSGPLGIVIITKKTIDRGFVRLLMLVGVITINLAIINLIPIPPLDGFHIAMSLVTFNSKKPPSKKILKIIQGIGTFILVALMILILFNDIIKFIQRQF
- the dxr gene encoding 1-deoxy-D-xylulose-5-phosphate reductoisomerase yields the protein MKNVAIFGSTGSIGTNTLKVIKNLKDYRVIALLCGDNISLLSKQADEFHPEFVGSLFERNREELQRRFKNKFKVIVGEEASFLYEKEDVDIIVIATAGVSSYSSLIKGLKRKKRICTANKETLVAFSSLLKVELKNLPGELVPIDSEHSAIYQVLSTSDKNNLRKVIITASGGPFYNKKNLDRITPQDALRHPTWKMGRKVTIDSATLMNKGFEIIEASVLFCLEPEEIEVIIHPESIIHGMVEFKDGSIIAQLSVPDMKIPIQFALTSPLRREAFFKRLDFRNIKSLTFKKLDEKRFPLIPLSYRVLEEGGTLPAVLVGADEVAVERFLRKEIPFKKITEIILKVTESHQNNRNPKEEEIIEAFKWAQEEARRIK
- a CDS encoding phosphatidate cytidylyltransferase, with the translated sequence MRSNSRELANRWITAILFIPALIIIAREGGIYFLILIELGIFLGVYEFCDILRGRGLTPYKSLAIVSSLLLGLNAYFHSHLFTVMTITALVIIVSTAELFRRKKEEAIFHLSGTVFGVIYVGWLFSHLILLSRMPLVLEPLCYNNVFGIKIRLGTSLALLPFVLTWTNDTMAFFIGRKFGKRKFFPSISPKKTWEGVIGGTFFAFIAGFIYRYLYAPYLSFFDCVILGTLVGIFAPIGDLVESMIKRDVKLKDTSTFIPGHGGFLDRFDSLLFTAPIIYYYLRFFAVK
- the uppS gene encoding polyprenyl diphosphate synthase, translating into MNRKIPLHIAIVMDGNGRWAKEKGLPRLQGHLAGVNTVRRVIQYCFEFNVKYLTLFAFSRENWERPKEEVEGLMKLFSKVIKEEVKELKKNRIRVRFIGNIQELPIEIKESTMWIQEQTKNSDRLDLIIAFNYSGRSEIVEAVNKAVERGEKVTEESFRNFLFLPDVPDPDLFIRTSGELRISNFLLYQIAYSELFFTETLWPDFSKEDFIRAIRSYQKRERRFGAIREN
- the frr gene encoding ribosome recycling factor, with amino-acid sequence MDVVLKKQMVEKMEKTLSIVSEEFASIKTGRASPALLEGIKVDYYGTKVPINQLASITVPEPHLIVIHPFDEKAIDNIEKAIVASELGLNPSNDGSVLRIPIPPLTDERREELKKLIHRLAENGRVSLRNIRRDFIKIVQDMEKEKKISKDDELRYKEEIQKITDHFSEKINELLKKKEKEIFDE
- the pyrH gene encoding UMP kinase, with the protein product MEKNPKYKRVLIKLSGEFLKDKEEALSFQKLNSIVSEIKYLHSKKVEMGVVIGGGNILRGLEGREKFGVSQEDLDEIGMIATLVNGSLISLFLKKMGIPAVVLSSIPISPSIGEIYNKRKARELLEESYVLIFVGGTGNPYFTTDTAAVLRALQIEADILLKVTNVDGVYDKDPNKFPEAKFYKEITYKEALERGLEIMDLTAFSLAREYKLPIVVFNGEKKDNLKSVIMGKEIGTIVKGG
- the tsf gene encoding translation elongation factor Ts — encoded protein: MSSEIDISLIKELRAKTNAGVLDCKNALIESGGDIEKAINILRKKGIKEASKKMGRFAKEGILYAYVHPGNKLLGVVELGCETDFVARTDEFQNLAKEIAMQVVACNPIAVDRESIPEEVLKEERAIYEEQVKGMNKPPQVQEKIIENKLEKFYSEVVLLEQPYFRDPSITVGDLIKEKISVIGENIVVRRFQRFQVGEESKV
- the rpsB gene encoding 30S ribosomal protein S2, whose product is MAILQFKDLLEARAHFGHKKQNWNPKMQPYIYKQKNGLHIIDLRKSVELLKEAYKAVTEIAARGGKFLFVGTKKQAQSIIEEAAKRVGASYVKDRWVGGTLTNFNVIRRSIEKYNKLCEEIEAESFKELPQKIQSRMLRQQVKMRKYFDGIKNMESLPDLLYVVDVTQEENAVKEANLLEIPVVAIVDTNSDPETVDYPIPANDDAIESIRLITSVIETAIAEGRKHFEEEEQLRKKEELEEVKEEGKE
- the rpsI gene encoding 30S ribosomal protein S9, which codes for MNELAIATGRRKDAVATARFFPGSGKIIINNKTLKEYLKVERLVHEVRKPLERVGMQNEFDIKVVAKGGGISGQAQAIRHSIAKGLVKINEEFKKPLKDAGFLTRDARIKERRKYGLRKARRAFQHSKR
- the rplM gene encoding 50S ribosomal protein L13, with the protein product MRTFLLKKEEIKRDWWLVDADNKILGRLASKVASILRGKHKPNFTPNIDNGDCVVVINADKIKLTGNKEEKKVYIKHTGYLGGLKEISFKKRKELAPESIIIEAVSGMLPKNKLRKRMIKRLKVYCGVKHPYESQNLKKLEVS